GGATCGACGGGTATCTATACCTGCATGAGGACAGTCCGGCGTTCATGGCCGGGTATGTGTCGAGTGCGATCCATCGGTATCTCGATGCGATGTTGCCGCCGTTCTTCAAGGCGTTGGCGCGGTATACCGATGCGGCGAAGTATTCCTGGCACACGCCCGGTCATGGTGGCGGGGTTGCGTTCATGCGCTCGCCGGTGGGGCAGGCGTTCCACCGGTTTTTCGGCGAAACCGCCCTGCGGGCGGATTTGTCGGTCTCGGTGCCGGAGCTGGGATCGCTGCTCGATCATGCCGGGCCGGTGCGCGAGGCCGAACGCGAGGCGGCGCAGAGTTTCGGCGCGGATTCCACCTTTTTCGTCACCAACGGCACGTCGAGCGCCAATAAAATCGTCTGGAGCGGGCTGGTCGGGCCGGGCGATGCGGTGCTGGTCGACCGCAACTGCCATAAATCGCTGGTCCATGCCCTGATCATGACCGGGGCGCGGCCGATCTATCTGCGGCCGAGCCGCAACGCCTACGGCATCATCGGCCCGATATCCAGCGCGCAGTTCGATGCCGCCGATGTCGCCGCGCAGGCGGGCGGGCGGGTGCGGATCGCGACGATCACCAACTCGACCTATGATGGCCTGTGCATCAATGCCGACGCGGTGAAGCAGGCGCTCGCTCCGGTGGCGGATGCGATCCATTTCGACGAGGCGTGGCTGGCGCAGGCGCATTTCCACGAATTCTATCGCGGTTTCTATGCCATGAGCGGCGGGGCGGGGCCGGTCGAACCGCTGGTCTTCTCGACCCAGTCGACCCACAAGGTGCTCGCCGCGTTCTCGCAGGCCTCGATGGTGCATCTGCGGGAAGGGACGGTGCATAAACTCGATCCCGAGCGCTTCAACGAGGCGTTCATGATGCATTCGAGCACCTCGCCCTGGTATGGCATCATCGCCTCGTGCGATGTCGCGGCGCGGATGATGCGGGGTGCAGCGGGGCGCACCCTGGTCGATGAAACCCTGCGCGAGGCGGCGGCGTTCCGGCGCAGCATCGCGGCGCTGGGCGCGAGTTTCGCGGACCGGGGAGAGTGGTGGTTCCGGCTCTGGGAGCCCGAGGGCGCCGGGCTGGACCAGGCCGACTGGGTGCTGAAGCCGGGCGATGCGTGGCACGGCTTCACCGATGTCACCGCCGGGTTTTCCCTGCTCGACCCCATGAAGGTGACTATTCTGTGCCCGGGTCTCTGCCCCGGTCTCAGCCCCGATCGGGGCGACGATGAGGGCATTCCCGCGCCGATCGTGGCGAAATTCCTGTGGTCGCGCGGCATCGTGGTCGAAAAGATCGGAACCTATCATTTCCTGATCCTGTTCACCCTGGGCGTCTCGCGCGGCAAATGGAGCAATCTGGTGACGGAACTGCTGGCGTTCCGCGCGCATTATCAGGCCAATACCCCGCTCGCGGATGTCATGCCCGAACTGGTCCGCGAATCCCGCGCCTACGAGCGGATGGGCCTGCGTGACCTGTGCGAAGCCCAGCACCGCGCCTACCGTGAGGGCGATGTCCTCGCGATCCAGAACGCGATGTTCGAGACTCTGCCCGAGCAGGCGATGACGCCGCAGCAGGCCCATGCCGAACTCGCCGGCGGGCGGATCGAACTGGTCCCGCTCGATCAGTTGCAGGGCCGGGTGCTGGCGCGGATGGTGGTGCCCTACCCGCCGGGAATTGCGCTGATCGTGCCGGGCGAGCGGGTCTCCTCACCGCTGATCGTCGAATATCTCCGCTTCGCATCGGCATGGGACCGCAAGTTTCCGGGCTTCGAGACCGACATCCACGGCGTCCGCAAGGACGAGGCGGGGGATTACTTCCTCGACTGCACGCTGGACTGAACGGCGGCGAGATTATCGAGGATCGGGCAATCGGGCTTGTCGTCGCCGTGGCAGTTGGCGGCGAGGTGGCGCAGCTGGCGGCTCATCGCCTGCAAAGCGGCGGCTTTTTCATCGAGTTCCGCGATATGGGCGAGGGCGATGGCCTTGACCTCGGCGGAGGGGCGCTTGCGGTCGCGCCACAGCGAGAGCAGCGCCCGGATATCGGCGATCGAAAAGCCGAGATCCCGGCTGCGGTGAATAAAGCCGAGTTCGTGGATCAGGCGCGGGTCGTAGAACCGGTAATTGTTCTCGCCGCGCACCGGCGGATCGATCAGGCCGATCTGCTCGTAATGCCGGATCATCTTCGCCGACACGCCGCTGCGGGCCGACGCTTCGCTGATCGTGATATGCGCACCCATCGCCACAGATTATGCCTGCCGCAGCGGGCTGACAACCGCCATCGCAACGCAACATTGTTCCGTCTCCCGCACTCCGCATGGCTCACAATTGCCCGGACCCGGTTGCAAAACCGCCGGATTTCGCTCATGCGATCGCCCATCACAGATCGACGCCCAAGGGAGACCGAACATGCGGGTTTATTACGACAGCGATGCCGATGTTAATCTGATCAAGGCCAGGAAGGTCGCGATCGTCGGCTACGGCAGCCAGGGCCACGCCCATGCGCTCAACCTCAAGGAGTCGGGACTCAAGGAACTCGCGGTGGCGCTGCGTCCGGGATCGTCGGCGATCGCCAAGGCCGAGGCCGCCGGCCTGAAGGTCATGACCCCCGACGAAGCCGCGAAATGGGCCGACGTCGTCATGATCCTCACGCCGGACGAAGGCCAGGGCGACCTCTATCGCGACAGCCTCGCCAAAAACCTCAAGCCGGGTGCGGCGATCGCCTTCGCCCACGGTCTGAACATCCATTTCAACCTGATCGAGCCGCGCGCGGACATCGACGTGTTCATGATCGCACCAAAAGGCCCCGGTCACACGGTGCGCTCGGAATATCTGCGCGGCGGCGGCGTGCCCTGCCTCGTCGCGGTGGCGCAGGACCCTTCGGGCAACGCGCTCGACATCGCGCTCTCCTACGCCAGCGCCATCGGCGGCGGCCGTGCCGGCATCATCGAAACCAGCTTCCGCGAGGAATGCGAGACCGACCTGTTCGGCGAGCAGGCGGTGCTGTGCGGCGGTCTGGTCGAACTGATCAAGGCCGGGTTCGAAACCCTGGTCGAGGCCGGCTACGCGCCGGAGATGGCCTATTTCGAGTGTCTGCACGAAGTGAAGCTGATCGTCGACCTGATCTATGAAGGCGGCATCGCCAACATGAACTACTCGATCAGCAACACCGCCGAATACGGCGAATACGTCACCGGCCCGCGCATGGTCACCGCCGAGACCAAGGCCGAAATGAAGCGCGTGCTCGACGATATCCAGAAAGGCCGCTTCACCCGCGACTGGATGCTCGAAAACCGGGTCAACCAGACCAACTTCAAATCGATGCGCCGTGCCAACGCCGCCCACCCGATCGAGCAGGTCGGCGAAAAGCTGCGCGCGATGATGCCCTGGATCAAGCAGGGCGCGCTGGTCGATAAGGCCAAAAACTGAGTCTACGCCGTTCGACCAAAAGTCTGCCGGTCCTTTTTTGCAAAAAAGGACCGCTTACTTTCCGCTCCGGAGGGACAATCGATGAGGATTGCCAGGGACGCGACCGAACTGGTCGGCAACACGCCGCTGGTGCGGATCAACCGGCTCGCAGCCAACCTGCCGGGCCAGATCGTGGCGAAGCTCGAATTCTTCAACCCGGCCAATTCGGTCAAGGACCGCATCGGCGTCGCGATGATCGATGCCGCCGAACGTGAAGGCCTGATCGACCAGGACAGCGTGATCGTCGAGCCGACCTCCGGCAATACCGGCATCGCGCTGGCCATGGTGTGTGCCGCCCGCGGCTATGGCTGCATCATCGTGATGCCGGATTCGGTGAGCCGGGAACGACGGGCGGTGCTGCGCGGCTACGGCGCCGAATTGGTGCTGACCCCCGGATCGGAGGGCATTTCCGGTTCGATCCGCAAGGCCGAGGCCATCGTCGCGTCCGGGCCGCAATATTTCATGCCCCAGCAATTCACCAATTCCGCCAACCCCGCGATCCACAAGCGCACCACCGCCGAGGAAATCTGGCGCGATACCGATGGCACCGCCGATATCCTGGTCGCCGGCGTCGGCACCGGCGGCACGATCACCGGGATCGGCACAGTGCTCAAATCCCGCAAGCCCGGCTTCCGCTGCATCGCGGTCGAACCCGAAGCCTCGCCGGTGCTCTCCGGCGGCGCGCCGGGATCGCACGGACTTCAGGGCCTCGGTGCCGGTTTCGTGCCGGAAATCCTCGATACCGAAATCTATGACGAGATCATCCGCGTCAGCAACGACAACGCCTACGAAACCGCACGCCGCGCCGCGCGCGAGGAAGGGCTGATGGTCGGCATCTCCTCCGGCGCCGCCCTCTGGGCCGCGATCGAGATCGCGAAGCGGCCCGACAGCGAAGGCAAGCTGATCGTCGCGATCATGGCCTCCTACGGCGAGCGGTACCTCTCCACCCCGCTCTTCGCCGGATTGACCGATTGATCGCAGCCCTCGCTCACCTCGTCATCGCGACCATCTCATCGCTCGGCTACGCCGGGGTTGCGGTGCTGATGGCGCTCGAATCGGCCTGCATCCCGATCCCCTCCGAAGTGATCCTGCCCTTCGCGGGATATCTGGTCTCGACCGGACGCTTCGATCTCTGGATCGTCGCCATCGTCGGCGCGATCGGCTGCAACATCGGCTCCACCCTCGCCTATGCCGTCGGCTATGCGGGCGGGCGGCCTCTGGTCGACCGGTTCGGCCGCTACATCCTGCTCGACCAGACTGAGCTTGCCCGCGTCGAAACCTTCTTCGCCCGCTACGGCAGCCTCACCGTGCTGATCAGCCGGATGCTCCCGGTCATCCGCACCTACATCGCCCTGCCCGCCGGGGTCGCGCGGATGAATATCTGGAAATTCGAAATCTACACCTTCGTCGGCTCGCTTCCCTGGTGCCTCGCCCTCGCCTATGTCGGCCTGCGTCTCGGCCGCGCCTGGGAGACCAACCCGCAGCTGCACAGCGTCATGCACATCTTCACCCTGGCAACCGTTGCGGTGCTCGCGGCCTTCGCCGCCTGGTACGCGCTCCGGCTCTGGCGCCGCCGCCCGGCGCGCTGAGCCGCGCTATTCACACGCGCATCGCCTCCTGCGGCGTGGTGAAGCGCGCGGCGGTCTGGTCCGATGTGCTCAATGCCAGATAAGCGATCGAGGCGACCACGGCGGAAACCGCGAACGAAATATCGCCATACCCGGGATGGGTCGCCGCGAACGCGCCCACGAACAGCGGATACTGGTTGAAAAACGGCACGCTCGCCGCAATCCCGATGATCCAGGCCAGAAACCCGGCGCTGACCGCATTGAGCCGCGAATGACGCCGCCCGAAATGACCGATCAGCGTCACCGCAATCCAGGGCGCGGTCCAATAGCCGAGAAAGAACAGGAAATCCTGATAATTCTTGATGAAATTGGTTGCCGCGAGCACCGAGATCACCGTCCCGATCGCCCCGCACACCAATGCCGCCTGCCACTGCCGCAACCGCACCCCGAGGGCGAGCGAAGACAGCGTCGCCGAATAGATATTCAGGATATTGGCGCTGATCGTCCCGATCACGATGGCAATGATCAGCGGCGCATGAAACCACCCCGGCATCCAGCTGGTGAACAGGTCGGATGGTTTGCTCAGCGCCACCGTCGCGCCGATGATCGCGCCGAGCACTTCCATCCAGATGCACGAGATCAGCGTACCGGCAAACGCATTGACGAACACCGCCCGCTTGGTCGCGCCGATCTCGCCCTGATGCTTCAGATAGCGGGTATAATCCGATGAATAGGGAATCCAGCCCAGCACATAAGCAACCACGACCGAAAGCGTGAGAATGAACGCCCCTGAAGTCCCGCCGACGTTTTTCAGCAATTTGGGCTGTGCCGCCGGCAGATGGCCAATATGGGTGGCGGCGATCACGCTCAGCACCACGAAGATCGCGACCAGCAGGTAGAAAAAATACTTCTCGGCGGCATGGATCAGATCATGGCCGATCACCGCAATCGCCACCTGCACGACGCAGAGCACCAGAATATCGGGGATCAGCGGCGTATGCAGCATGTATTGGAGCGCGTAACCGCCGATGATGGTATTGACCCCGAACCACGAGAACCCGCCGAAAAAATTCAGAAACGACGGCAGCTTGTTGCCCTTCCGCCCGAACCACGCCGCGCCCTGGATCATCTGCGGCAGCCCGTATTCCACCCCGAAGGTCGAAAACGCGGCGAGCAACACGGCCCCGATGATATTCCCGAGCACGATCGCGCTGATCGCATCGGTGGCGGAAAGCCCGAACACCCCGGTCGCGAGCGCCCCGGTGGTAATCGTCGCGAATTCCACATTGGCCGCCATCCACAACCCGAACAACGCGCGTGGCCGGCCATGCGATTCCGCAGCGGTCACCGGCATGATGCCCTTGGATTCGACGGTCAGGGGTGCGGTATCTGCCATGATTGATCCTTGCGACGAGGGTACGGGAGCGCGATAAAAATCCAGAAAGTCCAAAGCAAAAATCGTGCCTGCCAATCTGCAGCCCGCGCGGCGGAATCGGCCCCCGATCATGACAAAATGGTTAAACCAGCGCCAGTCCCTGCCCGGAAATTGCTCAGATCCATCCCGCCGCCCGGTTCGGCTTGTCAGGATATTTTACACCGCCTCCCAGCCGAAACTGCAAGACACTGAATTGGCGTGATATTTATTTTGGCACAATTATTGCTTTATGATCACAAGGACGGACTATGGACAAGACTATTCGGTTCGTGACTCTCGTATCATTTCTACAGACCACCCCAAGGAGCGGCAAATGAACTTCAAACCAGTTTTGGCGATTGTCGCCGCCGGCACCATCGCCGCGCTGGCCGGCATGTCGAGCGCATCGGCAGGGCCGCTGAATTTCGCCTTCTCGATCACCGGCACGGGCACAAATCCGGGCAGCGTGACCGGCGAAATCGAAGGACTGACCAACAACGCCACCACCGCCGCAAGTGCCGTGATCATCACCTCCGACACGATCGGCTTTCCATTCATCCAACCGTACAATACCGTCGGTGACGTCTTCTCCGGACTGAATTCTTTCCAGGTTACAAGCGGCAGCATCACGGATTTTATATATTTCGCCGGCACTGCGGATAGCAGCTACGATCTGCTCTTCAACTACCTCGGTCTCAACGGGCTCACCACCGAGACCGGTTCGGTCTTAAACAACGACGGCGTCAGCGGCATCACATTCACCCCGCTCGATGTTCCGGAGCCCGGCTCCCTCGCCCTGCTCGGCACCGGCCTGCTCGGCCTGGCGCTGATCCTGCGCCGCCGTCAGGCTAAGGTGCCGCCCCGCGCCTGATCGGCAGGTGCGCTGCCTCCCATGCCGCAATCGAGCCGGGGTAATAATCGACAGTGCCCCGGCCGAGCAGATACCGCGCCACGAACACCTGCTCAGCGCTCAGCAACCCCGAGCCGCAATAAAACATCACGGTCCGCCCGCGCGTAAGCCCATGCGCCCGGTAGAGCGACCGCAGCGCAGCAACCGGCCGGTACGCATAAAACGTCGGAAACGTCTGGTCGAATGTCGGCTGCTCGTCGAACAGTAACCCGCTCGGAACATCGATCGCCCCCGGAATATGCCCGGCGCGATACCCCGAACCCGCCCGCGCATCGACGAACAAAACCCGATGCCCCTGCCAGATCCGGTGAACCCGCGCCGTCCCATCGATCCACCCCGGCACCGCCCTCGTGTCGCGAAACCCGCTCGGCGTCACCGCCGGCGGCGCCGCATGGCTGAGCGGAAACCGCGCCTGCACCCATCCCCCGGTGCCGCCATCGAGCAGCGAAACATCGCCGAACCCCGCAGCGCGCAGAATCAAAAACGCCCGCGCCGCCAGCCCCGCACTGTAAATACTGTCATCGGCCGTGGTGAGCACGACATGATCGGACGGGCTCAACCCCAACCGATCCACCACCGCCGTCACCCCCCGATCCCCCGGCCACGCCCGACGACCCCCCGGCAGATCGACATAACCCCCCAGCCGCGCCGTATCCCACAACCGCGCCCCCGGAATATGCCCCCCACCCCGATAAGCCGCCCCGCTCGCATCGATACTGACAACAACAACCCCCGCATCCCCCTCATGCGCCCGCAGCCACCCCGCCGAAACCAACGGCTGTGAACTCACCGCCGCACTGGCCCCCCACGGCACCAGCGCAACCACGGCAATCAAAACAAGGCTCAGAAACTTCAAGAGGGACAAACGCTGAACTCCGAATGAGGATATCGCTCAAATGGCATGCCCAACCGAAAAGGTAACTGCCACGCATCTCGCAAGCCACAACTTTTGTCACCAGAAGCGCCCGCCCCCCCCAACAAATGATAGTGATCGGACATCGTGGACGGGCCTACCCGTCGGACTGAATGAGAACCCAAACGCATGAACAAGAACATAAAGAACTTCTTTTTTGTAAAAAGAAGCAAAAAACTTTATAAATTGATTTATAAAATGGCCAATAGACTGGACGAATTGCCGCAAAAATACTTCCACAACTATAAAACTACTTATTCAGTGAACTTTCGATCTCAGAACGAAATTCTACTGCCTGAGCATTATCAGACCAAGGCAAACGAAAATCCGGGCCGTCAATAAGGTCATGAACCATCTTGATGCTGTCAGAAATTTTTTTTTCGTCGGTAAAGTAGCTTTCTTCGGCGCTAACAACGAAGTTTCCACTGAGTAGATAGTACATAGGCGTAAATTCTGTCTCTGAAATCGAATAGCCTCCAAACCTGTTTCTAACAAATCTCATTGAATGCTCAACATGTTCTCCTCCCAACTTTCCGAATCTTGAGTCCATGTACCCCACGTAGCTTAGCGCGTAAGACGAAAATGCCGCGCATTGCGCTGTGGTATTACACGATTCGTATGGCGATATCGCACTGCCATCGCCACCAACAAAGCTGTTAGCAAACCATGGGGCAGCGTAGCCAACGTGTCCCAGTCGCGAAGCTGCGTCCACCCACGACGATTCCCAATCCTGCGAAATCGGGTAAGTATCATCTTCCAATATTATGCACACGTCGGCTCGACAAACTCGATCTAGATAAAATAACAGTCGGTTTTTGTTCCAAGCGGCACCGTGGTTGCGGCCCGTTATTGTGTTCGAAATTCTAGTGCCAAATTGTTCGATGACGTGCATTGTGTCATCACTCGATCCGTCGTCCGCCACTACGATGTCAACATCGGTCGGCGTATTTAGAAGAATATTCTCCAATGTTACCTTCAGCTTCTTCGAGCGATTAAAGGTTGCGACGCCGACACCGATGCGCACCTTGCAGGTCCTAACGGTGCGCCACGATCGTTACCATCGGCGGCCTGTCCGCCATGGCTTTCGGTGAATGCAGCGTCATCGCCTGCCGCCCAAACCCGAGACGCCTGAGCATGATTTCGAATGCGCTTGCCGAATAATTCCACCAATGAATGTGGCCGATTGGCGGGTCCGATGTGCCAATCTGCATAAGACCCGGCAATTGTGGGATCGGTGGCAAAGACACGAGGTCGGTGATGATCATGGTATCCCGGATCAGCGCCGCCGCCTCCCGCAGCGCCTGGAACGGGTTCGAAAGATGGACTAGGATTGCGCCAAAGATCAAGATATTATAACGGCCCACGTCTTTGGGTTGGTAAAAGATGTGCCAGTCAGCATTTATCACAATAACAACAGCCAAAATATTCTGACATTTCAATTTGTAAAAACTTGAAGAATCATTGGACCTGAAACTGAATTCATCTTCTACTCAAAACCAAAACATCTTGATGCTTGAGTGCAAAAACCGGAAACCATGCCTTGATTTCCAAATCGGGCGTCCAGTGCTCGCAGATGTAGGAGATGTCGTGGAAGGCGGCGCCATAATACATCGGAAGCGCTGCTTCGAATTCATTTTTGCCGACCACATGGAAGAAGCCCTTTGATTCCATCTCGGACCGGACATGGGCGCTCTCGTCATTGAGGTCCATCGTCAGC
This sequence is a window from Acidiphilium acidophilum. Protein-coding genes within it:
- a CDS encoding purine-cytosine permease family protein produces the protein MADTAPLTVESKGIMPVTAAESHGRPRALFGLWMAANVEFATITTGALATGVFGLSATDAISAIVLGNIIGAVLLAAFSTFGVEYGLPQMIQGAAWFGRKGNKLPSFLNFFGGFSWFGVNTIIGGYALQYMLHTPLIPDILVLCVVQVAIAVIGHDLIHAAEKYFFYLLVAIFVVLSVIAATHIGHLPAAQPKLLKNVGGTSGAFILTLSVVVAYVLGWIPYSSDYTRYLKHQGEIGATKRAVFVNAFAGTLISCIWMEVLGAIIGATVALSKPSDLFTSWMPGWFHAPLIIAIVIGTISANILNIYSATLSSLALGVRLRQWQAALVCGAIGTVISVLAATNFIKNYQDFLFFLGYWTAPWIAVTLIGHFGRRHSRLNAVSAGFLAWIIGIAASVPFFNQYPLFVGAFAATHPGYGDISFAVSAVVASIAYLALSTSDQTAARFTTPQEAMRV
- a CDS encoding PEP-CTERM sorting domain-containing protein, giving the protein MNFKPVLAIVAAGTIAALAGMSSASAGPLNFAFSITGTGTNPGSVTGEIEGLTNNATTAASAVIITSDTIGFPFIQPYNTVGDVFSGLNSFQVTSGSITDFIYFAGTADSSYDLLFNYLGLNGLTTETGSVLNNDGVSGITFTPLDVPEPGSLALLGTGLLGLALILRRRQAKVPPRA
- a CDS encoding DedA family protein: MIAALAHLVIATISSLGYAGVAVLMALESACIPIPSEVILPFAGYLVSTGRFDLWIVAIVGAIGCNIGSTLAYAVGYAGGRPLVDRFGRYILLDQTELARVETFFARYGSLTVLISRMLPVIRTYIALPAGVARMNIWKFEIYTFVGSLPWCLALAYVGLRLGRAWETNPQLHSVMHIFTLATVAVLAAFAAWYALRLWRRRPAR
- the ilvC gene encoding ketol-acid reductoisomerase produces the protein MRVYYDSDADVNLIKARKVAIVGYGSQGHAHALNLKESGLKELAVALRPGSSAIAKAEAAGLKVMTPDEAAKWADVVMILTPDEGQGDLYRDSLAKNLKPGAAIAFAHGLNIHFNLIEPRADIDVFMIAPKGPGHTVRSEYLRGGGVPCLVAVAQDPSGNALDIALSYASAIGGGRAGIIETSFREECETDLFGEQAVLCGGLVELIKAGFETLVEAGYAPEMAYFECLHEVKLIVDLIYEGGIANMNYSISNTAEYGEYVTGPRMVTAETKAEMKRVLDDIQKGRFTRDWMLENRVNQTNFKSMRRANAAHPIEQVGEKLRAMMPWIKQGALVDKAKN
- a CDS encoding sulfurtransferase — its product is MSLLKFLSLVLIAVVALVPWGASAAVSSQPLVSAGWLRAHEGDAGVVVVSIDASGAAYRGGGHIPGARLWDTARLGGYVDLPGGRRAWPGDRGVTAVVDRLGLSPSDHVVLTTADDSIYSAGLAARAFLILRAAGFGDVSLLDGGTGGWVQARFPLSHAAPPAVTPSGFRDTRAVPGWIDGTARVHRIWQGHRVLFVDARAGSGYRAGHIPGAIDVPSGLLFDEQPTFDQTFPTFYAYRPVAALRSLYRAHGLTRGRTVMFYCGSGLLSAEQVFVARYLLGRGTVDYYPGSIAAWEAAHLPIRRGAAP
- a CDS encoding Orn/Lys/Arg family decarboxylase, producing the protein MREMRDYPIAVVDDDYGAESAAGRVIRALVASFEARGHAVLAGLTVEDAQAGRVLYTGLSAVLVSIDGFADREALIAALDRIVALALARAPDLPVFLYGERRMPDDPPVELMERIDGYLYLHEDSPAFMAGYVSSAIHRYLDAMLPPFFKALARYTDAAKYSWHTPGHGGGVAFMRSPVGQAFHRFFGETALRADLSVSVPELGSLLDHAGPVREAEREAAQSFGADSTFFVTNGTSSANKIVWSGLVGPGDAVLVDRNCHKSLVHALIMTGARPIYLRPSRNAYGIIGPISSAQFDAADVAAQAGGRVRIATITNSTYDGLCINADAVKQALAPVADAIHFDEAWLAQAHFHEFYRGFYAMSGGAGPVEPLVFSTQSTHKVLAAFSQASMVHLREGTVHKLDPERFNEAFMMHSSTSPWYGIIASCDVAARMMRGAAGRTLVDETLREAAAFRRSIAALGASFADRGEWWFRLWEPEGAGLDQADWVLKPGDAWHGFTDVTAGFSLLDPMKVTILCPGLCPGLSPDRGDDEGIPAPIVAKFLWSRGIVVEKIGTYHFLILFTLGVSRGKWSNLVTELLAFRAHYQANTPLADVMPELVRESRAYERMGLRDLCEAQHRAYREGDVLAIQNAMFETLPEQAMTPQQAHAELAGGRIELVPLDQLQGRVLARMVVPYPPGIALIVPGERVSSPLIVEYLRFASAWDRKFPGFETDIHGVRKDEAGDYFLDCTLD
- the cysK gene encoding cysteine synthase A, whose protein sequence is MRIARDATELVGNTPLVRINRLAANLPGQIVAKLEFFNPANSVKDRIGVAMIDAAEREGLIDQDSVIVEPTSGNTGIALAMVCAARGYGCIIVMPDSVSRERRAVLRGYGAELVLTPGSEGISGSIRKAEAIVASGPQYFMPQQFTNSANPAIHKRTTAEEIWRDTDGTADILVAGVGTGGTITGIGTVLKSRKPGFRCIAVEPEASPVLSGGAPGSHGLQGLGAGFVPEILDTEIYDEIIRVSNDNAYETARRAAREEGLMVGISSGAALWAAIEIAKRPDSEGKLIVAIMASYGERYLSTPLFAGLTD
- a CDS encoding glycosyltransferase family 2 protein, whose protein sequence is MRIGVGVATFNRSKKLKVTLENILLNTPTDVDIVVADDGSSDDTMHVIEQFGTRISNTITGRNHGAAWNKNRLLFYLDRVCRADVCIILEDDTYPISQDWESSWVDAASRLGHVGYAAPWFANSFVGGDGSAISPYESCNTTAQCAAFSSYALSYVGYMDSRFGKLGGEHVEHSMRFVRNRFGGYSISETEFTPMYYLLSGNFVVSAEESYFTDEKKISDSIKMVHDLIDGPDFRLPWSDNAQAVEFRSEIESSLNK
- a CDS encoding class I SAM-dependent methyltransferase; amino-acid sequence: MAVVIVINADWHIFYQPKDVGRYNILIFGAILVHLSNPFQALREAAALIRDTMIITDLVSLPPIPQLPGLMQIGTSDPPIGHIHWWNYSASAFEIMLRRLGFGRQAMTLHSPKAMADRPPMVTIVAHR
- the cueR gene encoding Cu(I)-responsive transcriptional regulator encodes the protein MGAHITISEASARSGVSAKMIRHYEQIGLIDPPVRGENNYRFYDPRLIHELGFIHRSRDLGFSIADIRALLSLWRDRKRPSAEVKAIALAHIAELDEKAAALQAMSRQLRHLAANCHGDDKPDCPILDNLAAVQSSVQSRK